Proteins from a genomic interval of Afifella aestuarii:
- the cysS gene encoding cysteine--tRNA ligase, with protein sequence MAEHDMADGDKLNQDSAFRGLKLHNTLTRRKEDFYPLDPDNVRLYVCGPTVYDFAHIGNARPLLVFDVLFRLLRHLYGADHVTYVRNITDVDDKIIARAAAEYDELPLNEAIRKVTEVTERQYHEDAAALGALPPTHEPRATENIEEMKTMIDELIAKGHAYVAEDHVLFDVSSMPDYGALSNRRLDEMRAGARVEVEAYKRDPMDFVLWKPSDEGEPAWPSPGGVERPGRPGWHIECSAMSARYLGTTFDIHGGGLDLIFPHHENEIAQSRCAHGSSAMARYWMHNGYLQVEGEKMSKSLGNFITIRDAVSEWPGEAIRLAMLTTHYRAPLDFTHDKLSAAKRTLDRWYGYLGDIEAYSGGANALLDGEGSVGAALKDDLNTPEAIALLHRIGEGVADDHEGEEKARFKAALNLLGLGQLSETEWKSWRPKAMALGEDEIEERIAARAAARAAKNWAKADEIRDELAAKGIQLKDQRDPASGELVTSWEIKR encoded by the coding sequence ATGGCTGAACACGACATGGCTGACGGCGACAAGCTCAACCAAGACAGCGCCTTCCGCGGCCTCAAGCTGCACAATACGCTGACGCGCAGGAAAGAGGATTTCTATCCTCTCGATCCCGACAATGTGCGCCTCTATGTCTGCGGACCGACGGTCTACGACTTCGCCCATATCGGCAATGCACGGCCGCTTCTCGTCTTCGACGTCTTGTTCCGGCTCCTGCGCCATCTCTATGGCGCCGACCACGTCACCTATGTGCGCAATATCACCGATGTCGACGACAAGATCATCGCGCGCGCTGCGGCCGAATACGACGAGCTTCCCTTGAACGAAGCGATCCGCAAGGTGACGGAAGTCACCGAGCGCCAGTATCACGAAGACGCGGCCGCTCTTGGCGCCCTGCCGCCGACGCACGAGCCGCGGGCGACGGAAAACATCGAAGAAATGAAGACGATGATCGACGAGCTCATCGCCAAAGGCCACGCTTATGTGGCCGAGGATCATGTCCTCTTCGACGTCTCCTCGATGCCCGATTACGGCGCCTTGTCGAACCGGCGTCTCGACGAGATGCGGGCCGGTGCCCGCGTCGAGGTGGAAGCCTATAAGCGCGACCCGATGGATTTCGTTCTGTGGAAGCCGTCGGACGAAGGCGAACCCGCCTGGCCCTCCCCCGGCGGTGTCGAGCGGCCCGGGCGCCCCGGCTGGCACATCGAGTGCTCGGCCATGTCGGCGCGCTATCTCGGCACGACCTTCGACATCCATGGCGGCGGGCTCGACCTCATCTTCCCGCATCATGAGAACGAGATCGCGCAATCGCGCTGCGCCCATGGCAGCTCGGCTATGGCACGCTACTGGATGCACAACGGCTATCTGCAGGTGGAAGGCGAGAAGATGTCGAAATCGCTCGGCAACTTCATCACCATCCGCGACGCCGTCAGCGAATGGCCGGGCGAAGCGATCCGGCTCGCGATGCTGACGACGCATTACCGCGCGCCGCTCGACTTCACCCACGACAAGCTCTCCGCGGCAAAGCGCACGCTCGACCGCTGGTACGGGTATCTGGGCGACATCGAGGCCTATTCCGGCGGCGCCAATGCGCTCCTCGATGGCGAGGGCTCCGTCGGCGCCGCTCTCAAAGACGACCTCAACACGCCGGAGGCGATCGCTCTCCTCCACCGCATCGGCGAGGGTGTCGCCGACGATCACGAGGGCGAGGAGAAGGCGCGCTTCAAGGCAGCGCTCAATCTTCTCGGACTCGGTCAGCTCAGCGAAACCGAATGGAAGAGCTGGCGGCCGAAGGCGATGGCGCTCGGCGAAGACGAGATCGAAGAGCGGATTGCCGCACGCGCGGCCGCGAGAGCCGCCAAGAACTGGGCGAAAGCCGACGAAATCCGCGACGAACTCGCTGCCAAAGGCATCCAGCTCAAGGATCAGCGCGATCCTGCAAGCGGCGAACTCGTGACCAGTTGGGAGATCAAGCGATGA
- a CDS encoding CreA family protein: protein MRAFFVFLFALTLTAPTFSAANAEEPDLIFRKSTVFKLLTPDHTLATYGIDDPVVEGVACHYTVPEKGGIGGLFNVVEELSDVSLACRQVGPITFKEKFEQGDEVFRQRRSLIFKKMRIVRGCDAKRNVLVYLVYSDKIVEGSPKNSTSTVPIMPWGNSPAPKCGDWLED from the coding sequence ATGCGCGCCTTTTTCGTCTTCCTGTTCGCCCTCACTCTGACGGCCCCGACATTCAGTGCCGCCAACGCTGAGGAGCCGGATCTCATTTTCCGGAAGTCGACCGTCTTCAAGCTTTTGACGCCCGATCATACGCTTGCGACCTACGGCATCGACGACCCCGTCGTGGAAGGCGTGGCCTGCCATTACACCGTGCCCGAAAAGGGCGGCATCGGCGGCCTCTTCAATGTCGTGGAAGAGCTCTCCGACGTGTCACTCGCCTGCCGGCAGGTCGGACCGATCACGTTCAAAGAGAAATTCGAGCAGGGCGATGAAGTGTTTCGCCAGCGCCGCTCGCTGATCTTCAAGAAGATGCGCATCGTCCGCGGCTGCGACGCCAAGCGCAATGTGCTCGTCTATCTCGTCTATTCCGACAAGATCGTCGAAGGCTCGCCGAAGAACTCCACCTCCACCGTGCCGATCATGCCCTGGGGCAATTCCCCGGCACCAAAATGCGGCGACTGGCTGGAAGATTGA
- a CDS encoding phosphatidylserine decarboxylase codes for MEIWRTIKKSIPAVNSAGYPFIGSALVIAIVAGLISSFLFWALLGLTIWLVIFFRDPERVPPDGEGLVLSPADGRIEPVTQAVPPAELEMGTVPMTRVSVFLSIFDCHVNRTPVSGKVNRIAYKPGKFVNADLNKSSEENERNSLLVDAGGQDVGVVQIAGLIARRIVCWTNEGVVLKAGDRIGMIRFGSRLDVYLPAGAEVVCKPGQRAIAGETVIARLGTAIARAPVEPGVGTTTPPAV; via the coding sequence ATGGAAATTTGGCGGACTATCAAGAAGTCGATCCCGGCCGTGAATTCGGCGGGCTATCCGTTTATTGGCAGCGCGCTTGTCATCGCGATCGTTGCAGGCCTGATCTCGAGCTTCCTGTTCTGGGCCCTTCTCGGCCTGACGATCTGGCTGGTGATTTTCTTCCGCGATCCCGAGCGCGTGCCGCCCGACGGCGAGGGCCTCGTCCTGTCCCCGGCCGATGGTCGTATCGAGCCGGTCACGCAGGCCGTCCCGCCAGCCGAGCTCGAAATGGGCACGGTTCCGATGACGCGCGTATCGGTGTTCCTGTCGATCTTCGATTGCCATGTGAACCGCACGCCGGTTTCCGGCAAGGTCAACCGCATCGCCTACAAGCCCGGCAAATTCGTCAACGCCGACCTCAATAAGTCGAGCGAAGAGAACGAGCGCAACTCGCTTCTCGTCGATGCCGGCGGCCAGGACGTTGGTGTGGTGCAGATCGCGGGCCTCATCGCCCGCCGTATCGTTTGCTGGACGAACGAAGGTGTGGTGCTCAAGGCGGGTGACCGCATCGGCATGATCCGCTTCGGCTCGCGGCTCGATGTGTACCTGCCGGCCGGTGCAGAGGTCGTCTGCAAGCCGGGTCAGCGGGCCATCGCCGGTGAAACGGTGATTGCGCGCCTCGGCACAGCGATTGCCCGCGCCCCGGTCGAACCGGGTGTCGGCACAACGACGCCGCCGGCGGTATGA
- a CDS encoding LysM peptidoglycan-binding domain-containing protein, protein MPSPHIVLAAVLAGLIALGAGALFVHQSLEGSLPREAGQTTDVARQDTNEGAELQNPPGDKADKESAVASTGEGEATSPSTSSAASPLGLTGTLSGKASETEDGIGFDVVRVEPTGEAVIAGRAHPNARVEILSNGKVVASAKANAAGSFVAVPERPLAPGSHDLSLRVTQEEGGSTEEAEERVAIVVPETPEGDVLVVAEAPGRASEVLVAPRQTAGGEAPDGDEQIASVSLDGTDNPVARGSSETGDAGAPKDHGRDEQGAPAEARPIAQEGGEAAATGQQELAVEAVETDSGTMYVAGAGEPGTTVRVYVDNAPLAETQVNEGGRWVVQSKKELAEGEVAVRADQLASSGADVTARSEVEFTRTLEDGALVPVAGTASGGSVAVDGELAAPRSIIIRRGDNLWTLSRRNYGQGIRYTTIYAANQDQIRNPDLIYPGQVFTLPTRDKSWDGEADGAG, encoded by the coding sequence ATGCCGTCACCGCATATTGTCCTTGCTGCCGTGCTCGCAGGCCTCATCGCGCTCGGCGCTGGGGCCTTGTTCGTGCATCAATCGCTTGAAGGCTCGCTCCCACGCGAGGCGGGGCAGACGACAGACGTGGCCCGGCAGGACACCAACGAAGGTGCAGAGCTCCAAAATCCTCCGGGCGACAAGGCGGACAAGGAAAGCGCCGTCGCATCGACCGGCGAAGGGGAGGCCACGTCTCCCTCAACTTCCTCAGCGGCTTCGCCGCTCGGTTTGACCGGAACCCTCTCGGGCAAAGCCTCCGAGACGGAAGACGGCATCGGCTTCGATGTGGTGCGTGTCGAGCCGACGGGTGAGGCGGTGATCGCCGGCCGAGCGCATCCGAATGCACGTGTCGAAATTCTTTCCAACGGCAAGGTCGTCGCCTCTGCGAAAGCCAACGCCGCAGGCTCCTTCGTTGCCGTTCCAGAACGGCCGCTCGCACCCGGCAGCCACGATCTCAGCCTCCGCGTGACACAGGAAGAGGGCGGATCCACCGAAGAGGCGGAAGAGCGCGTTGCGATCGTGGTGCCCGAGACGCCGGAGGGCGATGTTCTGGTCGTCGCCGAGGCGCCTGGCCGGGCGAGCGAGGTGCTTGTAGCGCCCCGCCAGACGGCTGGTGGCGAAGCGCCCGATGGAGACGAGCAAATCGCGTCCGTCTCTTTGGACGGGACCGACAATCCTGTGGCGCGCGGGTCATCCGAAACAGGAGATGCGGGCGCCCCAAAAGACCACGGGCGCGACGAGCAGGGCGCACCCGCCGAGGCGAGGCCTATCGCGCAAGAGGGCGGCGAGGCTGCCGCCACCGGCCAGCAGGAGCTTGCGGTCGAGGCAGTCGAAACCGATTCCGGCACGATGTATGTGGCCGGGGCCGGCGAGCCCGGCACCACGGTGCGTGTCTATGTCGACAATGCGCCGCTCGCTGAGACGCAGGTCAATGAAGGCGGCCGCTGGGTTGTGCAGTCGAAGAAAGAACTGGCCGAAGGCGAGGTCGCCGTGCGCGCCGATCAGCTGGCCTCGTCCGGCGCCGATGTGACGGCGCGCTCCGAAGTGGAGTTCACCCGGACACTCGAAGATGGTGCTTTGGTTCCGGTGGCCGGAACCGCGAGCGGCGGATCGGTTGCCGTGGACGGCGAACTTGCCGCGCCGCGCTCCATCATTATCCGCCGAGGCGACAATCTGTGGACGCTGTCGCGCCGGAATTACGGGCAGGGCATTCGCTATACGACGATCTATGCGGCGAACCAGGATCAAATCCGCAATCCCGACCTCATCTATCCTGGCCAGGTTTTCACTCTCCCGACGCGCGATAAGAGCTGGGACGGAGAGGCAGACGGCGCGGGCTAG
- a CDS encoding ABCB family ABC transporter ATP-binding protein/permease: MSDANTPAGQPRISAARGHTFHTLRNLWPYMWPADRPDLKKRVLWAVLALLAAKVITVLVPYAFKWVTDALAGEGGGPAYLPAFLVAPVMLVVAYNFGRILTVAFNQMRDALFARVGQHAVRQLAWKTFRHLHQLSLRFHLARRTGGLSRVIERGTKGIETIVRFTILNSVPTVIEFALTAAVIWYNFSWVYVAIIAVTLWAYVLFTVRASDWRISIRREMNDSDTDANSKAIDSLLNFETVKYFGNEAMETERFDGAMSRYEMAATKTWTSLAWLNFGQTVIFSIGMAVSMILSARAVMAGTQTVGDFVMINALLMQLSVPLNFIGFVYREIKQGLVDIEAMFQLLDVDPEIRDKKDAPALRVEEGAIAFEHVSFAYDPERPILKNVSFEVPAGGTLAIVGPSGAGKSTISRLLFRFYDVTGGRITIDGQDLRDVEQDSVRAAIGMVPQDTVLFNDTIGYNIRYGRYDASRDEVKDAARMAQIAGFIESLPEGYDTPVGERGLKLSGGEKQRVAIARTILKGPPILILDEATSALDTATEQDIQTALDRVSQNRTTLVIAHRLSTVVSADQILVLKAGEVVERGTHIELMERGGVYADMWARQREADEAAERLRESGVSEEDYLPSLRTDPEADNL, from the coding sequence ATGTCCGACGCCAATACGCCTGCCGGCCAGCCGCGCATTTCGGCTGCGCGCGGCCATACCTTTCACACCCTGCGCAATCTCTGGCCCTATATGTGGCCGGCCGACCGCCCCGATCTGAAGAAGCGGGTGCTGTGGGCCGTGCTGGCGCTGCTCGCGGCCAAGGTCATCACCGTCCTCGTGCCCTACGCCTTCAAATGGGTGACGGATGCGCTGGCCGGCGAAGGCGGCGGGCCCGCCTATCTGCCGGCCTTTCTGGTGGCGCCGGTGATGCTCGTCGTCGCCTACAATTTCGGACGTATCCTGACGGTCGCCTTCAATCAGATGCGCGATGCCTTGTTTGCGCGTGTCGGCCAGCATGCCGTCCGTCAGCTCGCCTGGAAGACCTTCCGGCATCTGCATCAGCTCTCGCTGCGCTTCCATCTGGCGCGTCGCACCGGCGGCCTGTCACGGGTGATCGAGCGCGGCACCAAGGGCATCGAGACGATCGTGCGCTTCACGATCCTGAACTCCGTTCCGACGGTGATCGAGTTCGCGCTGACGGCCGCGGTGATCTGGTACAATTTCTCCTGGGTCTATGTGGCAATCATCGCCGTGACCCTGTGGGCCTATGTGCTCTTCACGGTGCGTGCGAGCGACTGGCGCATCTCTATTCGCCGCGAGATGAACGATTCCGACACGGACGCCAATTCCAAGGCGATAGATTCGCTTCTCAACTTCGAGACCGTCAAATATTTCGGCAACGAAGCCATGGAGACGGAGCGTTTCGACGGTGCCATGAGCCGCTATGAAATGGCTGCGACCAAGACCTGGACGTCGCTCGCCTGGCTCAATTTCGGTCAAACGGTGATCTTTTCGATCGGCATGGCGGTTTCCATGATCCTGTCGGCGCGCGCCGTCATGGCGGGCACGCAGACGGTCGGCGATTTCGTCATGATCAACGCGTTGTTGATGCAGCTTTCCGTGCCTCTCAATTTCATCGGTTTCGTCTACCGCGAGATCAAGCAGGGTCTCGTCGACATCGAAGCGATGTTCCAGCTTCTCGATGTCGATCCGGAGATCCGTGACAAGAAAGATGCGCCGGCTCTTCGTGTGGAGGAGGGCGCGATCGCCTTCGAACACGTGTCTTTCGCCTACGACCCGGAACGCCCGATCCTGAAGAATGTCAGTTTCGAAGTGCCAGCGGGCGGCACGCTTGCGATCGTCGGGCCCTCAGGCGCCGGCAAATCGACGATCTCGCGGCTTCTCTTCCGTTTCTACGATGTCACCGGCGGCCGCATCACGATCGACGGGCAGGATCTGCGCGACGTCGAGCAGGACAGTGTGCGCGCCGCGATCGGCATGGTCCCGCAGGATACGGTGCTGTTCAACGACACGATCGGCTACAACATCCGCTACGGGCGTTACGACGCTAGCCGCGACGAGGTGAAGGACGCCGCGCGCATGGCGCAGATTGCGGGCTTCATCGAGAGCCTGCCCGAAGGATACGACACGCCTGTCGGCGAGCGCGGGCTGAAGCTTTCGGGCGGTGAAAAACAGCGTGTGGCGATCGCCCGCACCATCCTGAAAGGACCGCCGATCCTCATTCTCGACGAGGCGACCTCGGCGCTCGATACGGCAACCGAGCAGGATATCCAGACGGCGCTCGACCGCGTCTCTCAGAACCGCACGACTTTGGTCATCGCGCACCGCCTGTCGACCGTGGTCTCGGCCGATCAGATCCTGGTGCTGAAGGCGGGCGAAGTGGTGGAGCGCGGCACACATATCGAACTCATGGAGCGCGGCGGCGTTTATGCCGATATGTGGGCGCGCCAGCGCGAAGCCGACGAGGCGGCAGAGCGCCTGCGCGAGAGCGGCGTCTCGGAGGAGGACTATCTTCCCAGCCTGCGCACCGATCCGGAGGCAGATAATCTGTGA
- the pssA gene encoding CDP-diacylglycerol--serine O-phosphatidyltransferase: MLPSIVTLLALCAGLTAIRMGVEGRFELAIGAIILAAVLDGVDGRVARLLRSQSDFGSQLDSLADFVNFGVAPAIILYSWRMDELGSLGWIAALIFAICGALRLARFNAALVGEQPPAWHSEFFVGVPAPAGAVTVLLPLTLWKIGLPVPEGAAILVATYTVAIGLLMVSRLPTLSGKKIGTAIPRESVLPVLVVSVFVIALLVSYTWSVLAIGAILYLAHLPFAWKRFEQRRRAFSGHQGQNGSAGGAERPAAGEGQSPKD; this comes from the coding sequence ATGTTGCCCAGCATTGTCACGCTCCTCGCGCTTTGCGCGGGGTTGACGGCGATCAGGATGGGCGTCGAGGGCCGCTTTGAGCTGGCTATCGGCGCCATCATCCTTGCCGCCGTTCTCGACGGGGTGGACGGCCGCGTGGCGCGGCTTTTGCGCTCGCAATCCGATTTCGGCTCGCAGCTCGATTCGCTCGCCGATTTCGTCAATTTCGGCGTCGCCCCGGCCATCATTCTCTATTCCTGGCGGATGGACGAGCTCGGCTCTCTCGGTTGGATCGCCGCGCTCATCTTCGCCATTTGCGGGGCGCTGCGGCTGGCGCGCTTCAATGCCGCGCTCGTTGGAGAGCAGCCGCCCGCCTGGCATTCCGAATTTTTTGTGGGCGTTCCGGCTCCCGCCGGCGCCGTCACGGTGCTCCTGCCTCTCACCTTGTGGAAGATTGGGCTGCCGGTGCCGGAAGGCGCGGCCATTCTCGTGGCCACCTACACGGTGGCGATCGGGCTTTTGATGGTGAGCCGCCTGCCGACGCTGTCCGGCAAAAAGATCGGCACGGCGATCCCGCGCGAATCCGTCCTCCCGGTTCTTGTCGTGAGCGTCTTCGTGATCGCCCTCCTGGTGAGCTACACTTGGTCGGTTCTGGCGATCGGCGCGATCCTCTATCTCGCGCATCTGCCCTTTGCCTGGAAGCGCTTCGAACAGCGCCGCCGCGCCTTCAGCGGCCATCAGGGCCAGAATGGATCTGCAGGGGGCGCTGAACGGCCGGCAGCGGGCGAGGGACAAAGCCCGAAAGACTAA
- the pip gene encoding prolyl aminopeptidase: MNDPRGLRTLYPPITPYASGTLDVGDGHSVYWEISGNPEGKPAVFLHGGPGGGCSPAHRRLFDPERYRVLLFDQRGCGRSRPHAELEANTTWHLVEDIERLRAVMGVEEWLVFGGSWGSTLALAYAETHPERVTELVLRGIFTMRKSEIDWYYQKGASLIFPDRWEKFVAPIPEDERDDFVAAYRRRLTHEDRAVRVEAARAWSVWEGSTVTLLPDEAGISRHDQADYALAFSRIENHYFSHLGWFEEGQLIRDAHKLKDIPGVIVQGRYDMACPVQTAWELHRAWPEADLKIVEGAGHAFSEPGILHHLVEANDRFAGKLR, from the coding sequence ATGAACGATCCGCGCGGGCTCAGAACACTCTATCCGCCGATCACGCCTTACGCGTCGGGCACGCTCGATGTCGGCGACGGGCATTCCGTCTACTGGGAAATCTCCGGCAATCCCGAGGGCAAGCCGGCCGTGTTTTTGCATGGCGGGCCAGGCGGAGGCTGCTCGCCGGCGCATCGGCGCCTTTTCGATCCGGAGCGTTACCGCGTTCTCCTCTTCGATCAGCGCGGCTGCGGCCGCTCGCGTCCCCATGCCGAGCTTGAAGCCAACACGACCTGGCATCTCGTGGAGGATATCGAGCGCTTGCGCGCCGTGATGGGCGTGGAAGAGTGGCTTGTCTTCGGCGGCTCCTGGGGGTCGACGCTCGCGCTCGCCTATGCGGAGACGCATCCCGAACGGGTCACCGAACTCGTGCTGCGCGGCATCTTCACCATGCGCAAAAGCGAAATCGACTGGTACTACCAGAAGGGCGCATCGCTGATCTTTCCCGATCGCTGGGAGAAATTCGTTGCGCCCATTCCGGAAGACGAGCGTGACGACTTCGTCGCCGCCTATCGCCGCCGGCTGACGCATGAAGATCGTGCCGTGCGGGTCGAAGCCGCGCGGGCCTGGAGTGTTTGGGAAGGCTCCACGGTCACGCTCCTGCCGGACGAAGCCGGCATTTCGCGCCACGACCAGGCCGATTACGCCCTCGCCTTTTCGCGCATCGAGAACCATTATTTCAGTCATCTCGGCTGGTTCGAGGAAGGCCAGCTGATCCGGGATGCGCACAAGCTCAAGGATATTCCGGGCGTCATCGTGCAGGGCCGCTACGACATGGCCTGCCCCGTGCAGACTGCCTGGGAGCTGCATCGCGCCTGGCCGGAAGCGGATTTGAAAATCGTCGAAGGAGCCGGCCACGCTTTTTCCGAGCCTGGCATCCTTCACCATCTCGTCGAAGCGAACGATCGCTTTGCAGGAAAGCTCAGGTGA
- a CDS encoding TIGR00730 family Rossman fold protein, with protein sequence MSKLENVCVYCGSAPGREPSHAEAARTFGRILAEENIRLVYGGGSVGLMGTLARSVLDCGGAVTGIIPQFLEEREQLFADVTELILTTDMHERKRTMFERADAFVALPGGIGTLEEVVEMMTWAQLGQHHKPVLVANLGGFWQPLINLLDHMRGEGFIRETSDIRFLEAESVEDILPSLRTALAGEAENGDRQAAHAETVRRM encoded by the coding sequence ATGAGCAAACTTGAAAATGTCTGCGTTTATTGCGGCTCGGCGCCCGGCCGCGAACCTTCCCATGCGGAGGCCGCACGCACCTTCGGACGCATCCTGGCGGAAGAGAACATCCGCCTCGTCTACGGGGGCGGCTCGGTCGGGCTAATGGGTACGCTTGCCCGCTCGGTCCTCGATTGCGGAGGCGCCGTCACCGGCATCATTCCGCAGTTCTTGGAGGAACGTGAACAGCTTTTTGCCGACGTCACCGAACTCATCCTCACAACGGACATGCACGAGCGCAAGCGCACCATGTTCGAGCGCGCCGACGCCTTCGTGGCACTGCCGGGCGGGATCGGGACGCTCGAAGAGGTCGTCGAAATGATGACCTGGGCGCAGCTCGGCCAGCATCACAAGCCCGTCCTCGTGGCCAATCTCGGCGGCTTCTGGCAGCCGCTCATCAACCTTCTCGACCATATGCGCGGTGAAGGCTTCATCCGGGAAACCTCCGACATCCGCTTCCTGGAGGCAGAGAGCGTCGAGGACATTCTACCAAGCCTGCGCACGGCGCTTGCCGGCGAGGCGGAAAACGGCGACCGGCAGGCCGCTCATGCAGAGACCGTGCGCCGGATGTGA
- a CDS encoding ceramidase domain-containing protein yields MNWTEPIDIYCERTDPSFWAEPLNAISNIAFLIAAFWAYRRWQRAGGEDRAALFLIALVATIGIGSFLFHTFANRWSVMADVVPISIFIYVYFGLALRRFFGLSWLRTIVALLAFVAFSFAVEPLLRPLFGGSAGYAPALLAMLGVGGLLWREGHPAARLILAAAGIFALSLCLRMTDEPICTTLPIGTHYFWHVFNAVTLAILVAAAIRAGPRKERVRSETLHRSE; encoded by the coding sequence ATGAACTGGACCGAGCCGATCGACATCTATTGTGAGCGCACCGATCCGAGCTTTTGGGCGGAGCCGCTCAATGCGATCTCCAACATCGCCTTTCTGATCGCGGCGTTCTGGGCCTATCGCCGCTGGCAGCGCGCCGGCGGTGAGGATCGTGCCGCGCTCTTCCTGATCGCGCTCGTTGCGACCATCGGCATCGGCTCTTTTCTCTTCCACACCTTCGCCAATCGCTGGTCGGTGATGGCCGATGTCGTTCCGATCTCGATCTTCATCTATGTTTATTTCGGTCTCGCTCTCCGCCGCTTTTTCGGGCTCTCCTGGCTGCGGACGATCGTGGCGCTTCTCGCCTTTGTCGCGTTCTCTTTCGCGGTCGAGCCGCTTCTGCGGCCCTTGTTCGGTGGCTCAGCCGGCTATGCGCCGGCGCTTCTGGCCATGCTCGGCGTCGGCGGCCTCCTCTGGCGTGAGGGGCACCCGGCGGCGCGCCTGATCCTCGCCGCGGCCGGCATCTTCGCCCTGTCGCTGTGCCTGCGCATGACCGATGAGCCGATCTGCACGACGCTGCCGATCGGCACGCATTATTTCTGGCACGTCTTCAATGCAGTGACGCTCGCCATCCTGGTGGCGGCGGCGATCCGCGCGGGACCGCGAAAAGAGCGGGTGCGGTCAGAAACGCTTCATCGATCTGAATAG